The Pukyongia salina genome segment TTGGGTCCACTTCTGGGCGTGATCGGATGGTTTGTGGATTCCCCAGAGCCGTTCTTGGCATCATTCGTCTACTTCGTTCTATATCATTCAGCCGGCCTTGTCTAATCATGTCGACCATATCCGATGGACGAGCAATTCTTGTTTCATCCTGACCCCAACAGAAAGAGCAAATAAATAACCCTATCCAAAAAACAGTTGATTGTAGTTTTATTCTATTCATGCCTTCTTCTTTTTATTCTTTATGAAAAAATAGAAAATTATTAGAAGTAGTATTCCAATAATGATATATAAAATGTTTTCCTTCAGTATTATTAAGATCCCGCCCTTTTCTTCCGGCTCGGGGTTAAATATTTCAGGTAGCTCAAAATCTACTTCATCACCTGTCCAGACCAAAAGACCATAGCTAGTAGAATCTGCCTTCGCAATCACTCTGATGCCAAAATCTGTTTCCGTCTTAAATGAATCCTGCCATTCGCCATTAGCATCGGTTTTTCCCTTGCGGTCTTCATTAATCCAATTCATTTTGTGTAAACTTATCTCCAGGGGTTTATTTGGATCATCCACGTTGACGCCTACATAGATGGGGCTATAAATGCTCACCCCATAGACAGAAAAATACAGCGTGTCATTCACTTGGGTCACCTTCGTTAAATTCATTTTCCCTTTACCGATATTCAGGGAATCGTCTTCAAACGTAAGTAGCTCAAGTTTGATCGGTTTTATATTTTCATCCAGTGTAAAAGGTTGAGCGAATGCACTTAAGGAAAAAAGTGTTGCCCAAAGAAAGAACACCAAACATGAAGCTCTGGATTGAATATATTTCATAGTAAATAATTTAATATCACGAGTAAACTTTAATTACTCTTAAATGTACCAAAAAAATCAATGGTAATTTTTATTATATAAATGTGGTCCTTCCCTCCTACTTCGAATTGGCTGTACGATATGGGAGATTACCTTATAAATAATTCTCAATAGATTTATATTAGGTAAAAACCCTTATTGTCAAGTTTCTCGTAGAAATGTATTTTTATCTCACTTTAATGTAGAAGTAATGGGCGAATATGCATCGGTTATCTCTCAGGATAAAATTAAGTCTACACCACATACTGAAAGATTCGGTCACAATAGTCACAGCCAAACAGTCCAATTTATTGATAACCGACCAAGTACTAAATCGATACAAAGATTACAGCATCTAGCCAATGAGAGTCGTAGGGATGAACCGATTGTGCAACTAAAAAGAATTATCCAATTCCATTTAGATCAAAACAACTGGAAGCCAGAGTGGGGAAAAGCTCCAAAGACCAATAAAAAGTATAAGAATATGGCTAAAAAAGAGCAAAATCTCGTGGCGCCACCTGTAATTAATGAGCCTGTAGTGCCAAATTCCCCAGTGAATGCAGATGTTAAAAAAAATCATTTAAAAGTTCATAGATCGAAAGGTAAGGTTGTAAAAAGACCAAATGGGCAAAAAATTTCGGTGGGAAATTATCGGTACGTTGTGAGTGCCAAAGGTGCTCTGTTCATAGAATTGGAACCTGAAAAAAGCCGAAATATTGCAGCTCAAGATGGTGGATCCGGTAGTATAAAGGCAGTACCCGATGATCATACTCAATTTTTAGGAAATCAACATGTTCAAACCGCAGGCTATTTAACCATAAATAAAAAAGGTAGGATAAAAAAAATAACTAATCATAGTGGACATTTCAAACCAACAGCGACGCAACATAAGGCGGCCGTGAAAGGATTAAGAAAAGTTAAACTTGTTCCTAAAAGTGCAACGATTGTGACTCGCACTGAAAATAATGATCAATTTAAAGAATGAAGGAATATACTTTTAAGAGTTAAATCTTTCCTCCTTTTTCTTTTTAACTCACTACAATTAAGACGATCACCACTTAATTCAATCACTATTACTAAATGGTTGTTTCATATTATAATCAGGAAAAAACCTCTTTAAAATGAGTTGATTACCTCTACTTTCTATTCTAGAATGAACGTATATTGGTTTGATTACTAACCACTTAAAATCAAACCAAATGAAAACCCAGTCTAACTATTCTAATTATAATCCTGTTCGAAATAAAATTTTCTCTTCCCTCCTATTAGTTCTTGTGGGTATATTGCTGCTGGGATGTGGCAGTACCAGAGTAAAGTATATCCAACATTACGCTAGCAACAAACTAAAACTCACCAATAACTCTGTTATTACGGCCCCTCAAGGAAAACAGTTTATGTTATACCTGGTAAACTGCATCGATAACTCTAAACGTAATGAAGGGTTCTTTTTTACTTCAGATCGCTTACGGGAAGGCGATTATCAGGACAGCCCGGTTGAGGAAGTACTTATCTTAAATAAAATTGTTAGCACAGGAGCGATCGAAACCAACCTTGGGCAGGTAGTTTTTCTTGTACCTGTATTTGATAATAAGGCTTTCTATAACTTAAATTACGCCTCCTATGGTTCGGAAAAAGTGTTTTTAATAAACCAAACAACCTCGGGCCCCATTGCCGGACCTTCATATATAACCATAGACATGATCGATCTAAACAATGCGTCTATGGCCTATTCGCCGTTTATCGGTGATGATTATTGTGCCGATAAGGGGTCGTATCATAATTAGGTAATATTAGCGCTGTCTAGAGGTGCCTTCAGAAGAAATACCCCTAACAAAAACAGGAAAAATCCTATTATAAAACGGATATAATACCTTGATATTTATAGACTTACATCGCCTAATTTTACATTAATACTAAAACCTAAAACCATTTGTCATGGCCGAAATTCATAAAGAGAGTGTCCATATTATCGACACTAATGAGGTACCCATGATTATCCTGGATGCAAATTCCGCAGAGATAATTATAGGGGATACAGGAACACACGGAAACCTAGTAATTAAGGATAATGCCGGAAATATAGTTTGTACAATTCAATCTTCCAATGGCCAGCTCACCGTGGGTGGTACGAACCAAAACGGATCCATTAACATAGCAAATTCGAACGATGAAGATACGATCAGGCTTCAGGGAGGCTCGGCAAATTGCTATGTGGGCAGAACCGGAACGGCCGGTAACATGTATTTTAGTGACGTGCAGGGGAATAATTCGGTGGTGATCGACGGAGCCAATGGAAATATAAGCCTCGGAAACGAAGGGCATGACGGTGATCTTACCCTCTATGCTTCCGACGGGGTAAACACAGTTCATATTAATGGTGACCACGGAAACATGCGCCTGGGTGGTGAAGGCCATGATGGCGACTTGCTTATTCGGGATTCAAGCAACGTACAAACCATGCACCTGAACGGCGAAGAAGCCAATATCACCCTGGGCGCCAATGGAAAGGACGGAGATATCTTCATGCGCGATTCTAACGGAGTGCAAACCATTCATCTAAATGGAGAGCAGGGAAATATTACCCTGGGTGCGAACGGCAAGGATGGGGACCTGATGCTACGCGATTCCAGCAATGTACAAACCATTCATCTAAACGGTGAAGAAGGAAATATCATTTTAGGTGCCAACGGTAAGGACGGGGATGTGTTTATAAACGATTCCAGCAACCAACAAACCATTCACCTAAATGGTGAGGAGGCCAATATCACCTTAGGTGCCCGTGGAAAGGACGGCGATATATTCATGCGGGATTCCAGCAATGTGCAAACCATCCATTTAGACGGAGAGCAGGCAAACATAACCCTAGGGGCACAGGGCAAAGATGGGGATCTGTTCTTGCGCGATTCCAGTAATGTGCAGACTATTCATTTAAATGGTGAAGAGGGAAATATTACCCTTGGAGCCAACGGTAAGGACGGGGACATTTTTATGAACTCCTCCGATGGTGTACAAACCATACATCTTAATGGGGAACATGGAAACATCGAACTGGGCGCCAATGGACATGATGGAGATCTGCTTATTAATAATTCCAATGGAGATCGTACGATAGAACTCAACGGTGATACCGGGGATATAATTCTGAAGAACGCCGATTTCGCCGAAGATTTTGATATACTGCCTGCCAATGATGTAGAAGCCGGTTCGGTGGTGGTGATAGACAGCAACGGAAAACTAAGACCCTGCACCGTAGGATACGATACTACTGTTGTAGGGGTAATTTCGGGAGCCGGAAACTATCAGCCGGGGATGATACTCGACAGACACCCCGAACGTGAAAACAGATTGCCGGTTGCCATGCTTGGAAAAGTTTCGTGTAAGGTGGATGCTAATTACGGCCCCATACGCGTGGGTGATATGCTCACTACCTCCCTTACCAAAGGTCATGGAATGAAGGCCGAGGAAAACGCAAAAGCAGGTACCATAATAGGTAAGGCACTTACTTCGCTTGAAAGTGGCAGAGGATATGTAGACATGTTAGTGAACCTTCAATAAGAAAATTATGGCATCGATTAGAGCATTAGCGGGCTGTGCCGGAATGGACACTTCGGGAAATTTTTCGATCCTGGGTGATTTCTTCGGATTTAGAAGATCGAGAGTCCCGGTGGACCAGGGCCTCACTGGAAGTAACAGGGCTTCTGTTTCTTTGCTTCAGCTGGCACAGGATTTGGACGATGATTTTGTAAATTTAAACATCGTAAAAATTGGATCCGATCAGTTTGTAGTAGACAACAATCCTAGTACAAGCCTTCCTAACAACGATCATTTTCATCTTATCGATTATTGTATCTATCGCATAAGGAACATCTATCGCACCAGGGGTGTTGGCGTGGGCCGTATAGAACATTACTCGGTGCTCACCGCAGATGCACAGGGGCATGACAATTGCACGACCAGAGATGAAATGGAGGAAATTACCGATACCTGGACAGTTCCTAATGATGGTATAGATACCTTTGTGCCTATCATACTGAATGTTCCCAGCGGAACAGGTGTCATTCTGGGAAGATCGGCTGTCAACGGGCCATGTGAGGACAAGGATGATAAAGGTCTCAACGGTTCGGTCTTTGGGCTGTGGGGTCCCGAACAGGCCTCGCGAACATTTGCACATGAAGTAGGCCATTACCTAAAACTGAAACACAAGAACAGCACCAATAACAACCTGATGCAGCAAAGTGGTAGCGTTCCCAGTGGCAACATGCGAACCTCGGTAAACCTTACTAATTCTCAGGGGAATGATATGAAGAGCCATTGTTTAATGAATTCCGGATGTTAATTTTAAAGAAAGTATCATGTATAGTAACGATATAGGAAAAATAAGTAGCCGCACTACCCGGAAAAAGTTGATCGAGATTAGCAGTACTCGGGGTGAGGCACTGGAAAAACGCATCAACGCGATCAATTTGCTAAGCGTAAAGAAGGAAGTGGATCCTGGTAGTTTCTTCGGAAAAGTACTTAGGGATAAAAAAGAGGATATCGTTGTAAAGAACAATCTGGTATTGAAACTGGGCCATCGGCTGAAATCTGTTCGAACACTTGAAAATTTTCTAGGAAAGGAATATGGAAAGATCGACCGAAGTATTTTACAGGTATTGGCATATAGGGGCGACGCCAAAAGTGCCGAAAAGATCACTGCCTACCTGAATGATAATAAAGGGAGTTCCCCCGAGATTCGG includes the following:
- a CDS encoding LPXTG cell wall anchor domain-containing protein, yielding MKYIQSRASCLVFFLWATLFSLSAFAQPFTLDENIKPIKLELLTFEDDSLNIGKGKMNLTKVTQVNDTLYFSVYGVSIYSPIYVGVNVDDPNKPLEISLHKMNWINEDRKGKTDANGEWQDSFKTETDFGIRVIAKADSTSYGLLVWTGDEVDFELPEIFNPEPEEKGGILIILKENILYIIIGILLLIIFYFFIKNKKKKA
- a CDS encoding polysaccharide deacetylase family protein, which encodes MKTQSNYSNYNPVRNKIFSSLLLVLVGILLLGCGSTRVKYIQHYASNKLKLTNNSVITAPQGKQFMLYLVNCIDNSKRNEGFFFTSDRLREGDYQDSPVEEVLILNKIVSTGAIETNLGQVVFLVPVFDNKAFYNLNYASYGSEKVFLINQTTSGPIAGPSYITIDMIDLNNASMAYSPFIGDDYCADKGSYHN
- a CDS encoding autotransporter outer membrane beta-barrel domain-containing protein, whose amino-acid sequence is MAEIHKESVHIIDTNEVPMIILDANSAEIIIGDTGTHGNLVIKDNAGNIVCTIQSSNGQLTVGGTNQNGSINIANSNDEDTIRLQGGSANCYVGRTGTAGNMYFSDVQGNNSVVIDGANGNISLGNEGHDGDLTLYASDGVNTVHINGDHGNMRLGGEGHDGDLLIRDSSNVQTMHLNGEEANITLGANGKDGDIFMRDSNGVQTIHLNGEQGNITLGANGKDGDLMLRDSSNVQTIHLNGEEGNIILGANGKDGDVFINDSSNQQTIHLNGEEANITLGARGKDGDIFMRDSSNVQTIHLDGEQANITLGAQGKDGDLFLRDSSNVQTIHLNGEEGNITLGANGKDGDIFMNSSDGVQTIHLNGEHGNIELGANGHDGDLLINNSNGDRTIELNGDTGDIILKNADFAEDFDILPANDVEAGSVVVIDSNGKLRPCTVGYDTTVVGVISGAGNYQPGMILDRHPERENRLPVAMLGKVSCKVDANYGPIRVGDMLTTSLTKGHGMKAEENAKAGTIIGKALTSLESGRGYVDMLVNLQ